Part of the Eikenella corrodens genome is shown below.
GCACCACCACTTGGCGGTCGAAACGGCCGGGGCGCTGCAAAGCCGGATCGAGCACGTCTGGGCGGTTGGTAGCGGCAATCACGATCACTGTTTGATTGCTTTCAAAACCATCCATCTCCACCAGGAGCTGGTTCAAGGTTTGTTCGCGTTCATCGTTGCCGCCGCCCAAACCGGCACCACGCTGGCGGCCCACGGCGTCGATTTCGTCGATAAAAATGATGCAGGGCGCATTTTTCTTGGCCTGCTCAAACATATCGCGCACGCGGGAAGCACCCACGCCCACGAACATTTCCACAAAGTCCGAGCCGGAAATGCTGAAAAACGGCACGCCTGCTTCGCCGGCAATCGCCTTGGCCAGCAAGGTTTTACCCGTACCCGGGCTGCCGGCCAGCAAAATTCCGCGCGGCACGCGGCCGCCCAAGCTCTGGTAACGGTTCGGCGCTTGGAGGTAATCCACGATTTCCTGCACTTCTTCTTTCGCCTCGTCGCAACCGGCCACATCGGCGAAGGTTACGCGGTTGGCATCTTTATCCAGCAGCCGGGCACGGCTTTTACCGAAGGAAAACGCCCCGCCTTTGCCCCCGCCGCCGTTTTGCATACGCAAAAAGTAGAACCAAGCGCCAATCAGCAACAATACCGGCAACAGGCTGGTGAAGAAAATATTGCTCCACAGACCGGGCTTTTCTTCGGGGATATAGCGGAAATCAACGTTTTTATCCTGCAGCATCGTCAGGAGTTTGTCGTCCATCGGCGCATTGGTGTAGAACTTGGATTTGTCGGTGCGCTCGCCTTTGATCACATAACCGCTCAGCAGCGTGCCTTCAATATCCACCTTGGCCACTTCGCCTTTGTTTACCTGCTGGATAAACTGCGAATAGTTGATCAGCTGTTTGTCTTCCCTCTTGCCTAGCAACGTTTGGGCCGAGGCAAGCAGCACCCCGGCCAGAAACAGCCAAACCAAAATCGTCCTCATGGTGTTACGCACGGTAACAAGCTCCTAACTAATTAAAATGCCACAAATAAAAAAACAGATGATAACCAGCACCTTGCTGATTACCGCTTATTCCTGCCCAGCAGATATACCTCGCTGGAACGGCTGCGCGAGGCCTTGGGCTTGCGCACCTGCACTTGGGAAAACACCCCGCGCATGGCCTGCATATATTCCTGAAAACCCGCGCCTTGGAACACCTTCACCAACATATTGCCGCCGGTTTTCAGATGCTCGGCGGCAAAATCCAGCGCCAGCTCGCACAAAACATAGCTGCGCGCCTGATCGGTTACCGCATTGCCCGACATATTGGGTGCCATATCGCAAATTACAAGGTCTAGCGCGCGGCCTTCGAGCAGGTTTTCCAACTCTTCCAGCACCTCGTTTTCGCGGAAATCTCCTTGGATAAACGATACCCCGGCAATCGGCTCCATCGGCAAAATATCCAATGCAAACACCCTGCCCTGCGCCCCCGCCAGCTTAACCGCCACCTGCGACCAGCTGCCCGGTGCGCTGCCCAAATCGGCCAGCACCGTGCCGTTTTTAATCAACTTGTCTTTTTCGTTGATCTCCAGCAATTTGTATGCCGCCCGGGCACGGTAGCCGTCTTTCTGCGCCTGATGCACATAGGGGTCGTTCACGTGCTCGTTCAGCCAACTTTTGGAGGATTTGGAACGGGTTGCCATCATCAATCCAATCAAAGAAACGGCCGCATTGTAGCCGATAAGGCTACCTGAAAACCACAATCGCGGTTTCAGGTAGCCTTCTGATGCACTAATCCAAGGGCTCAAACATTAAAGCTTTCGCCGCAACCGCATTCGTTTTTCACGTTCGGGTTGGCGAACTTAAAGCCTTCCTGCAAGCCTTCTTTGGTAAAGTCCAGTTCGGTGCCGTCGAGATACACATGACTTTTCGGATCAACAAACACTTTCACGCCATGCCCTTCAAATACCAAATCATCAGGCAGGATTTCGTCGGCAAATTCCAGCGTATAGGCCATGCCGGAGCAGCCGCTGGTTTTCACGCCGATGCGGATGCCTTCGCCTTTGCCGCGCTTGGTGAGGAAGCTGCGGATATGGTCGGCAGCGTTGGGGGTGAGTGTAATCATGGGGTTTCCTTTGTTTTCGATTTTTGATAGAGGCTACCTGAAAAGCAGTATCAGGTTTCAGGCAGCCTTTCGGTTAAGGTTTGGCATTATCCGGCCGTACTGCCACTGGCGTTCTCGTGCGGGCGGCGCAGTCGATGATTTCGTCTTTTTCCAAACGGCCCGCCCGATTGTATGCCTGCAGGCGGGTAACAGTGCCGTTCCGGTAGAGCAGGCGCAGGCGCAATGTGCCGTCCGACAGGTAGCCGGGTGACCAACCTTCAATCTTGCCCTGTGCGTTATAGCTGTGCCGGGTGCGGACTCTGCCGTTTGGATGGAATATTTCCAACTGCGAGAGCCGGCCGTTTTTGATCACGACCTGCCT
Proteins encoded:
- a CDS encoding RlmE family RNA methyltransferase, which gives rise to MATRSKSSKSWLNEHVNDPYVHQAQKDGYRARAAYKLLEINEKDKLIKNGTVLADLGSAPGSWSQVAVKLAGAQGRVFALDILPMEPIAGVSFIQGDFRENEVLEELENLLEGRALDLVICDMAPNMSGNAVTDQARSYVLCELALDFAAEHLKTGGNMLVKVFQGAGFQEYMQAMRGVFSQVQVRKPKASRSRSSEVYLLGRNKR
- the iscA gene encoding iron-sulfur cluster assembly protein IscA → MITLTPNAADHIRSFLTKRGKGEGIRIGVKTSGCSGMAYTLEFADEILPDDLVFEGHGVKVFVDPKSHVYLDGTELDFTKEGLQEGFKFANPNVKNECGCGESFNV